Proteins from a single region of Persephonella hydrogeniphila:
- a CDS encoding M23 family metallopeptidase produces the protein MKGKLFLLLLLLAGLAGGYFYYTGVINFDKPKVIFEEKPQFLGANTHLRFKVIDDNPGINQVKIYVVQNKNIKIHEDTDFPEGLKQKEYDIKLDARKLGLREGKAQVYIYVEDASFLKNKKKIVYDVKVDLTPPTLSILSSPAGIMNGGTGFVFYRTSSDVAKTGVKVGNLEFKCFNGIVENKNIYGCAFPYPYYWNRKKSIVVFAIDKAGNRTSHALMYFFKRKRYKRSVINLTDEFIETKVRPLSDKDISDPAELFKYVNVTVRKKNEDLIHQITSKVSIKEPLFRRNFIQLKNSKMLGGFADYRKYRYKGRIIKGADAYHKGMDFASIKNASVQAAEDGKVVFTGFLGIYGNSIIIEHGMGVFTLYSHLAEIHVNKGDEVARGTEIGLTDTTGLAVGDHLHFGVLVQGLEVHPIEWLDRKWLKTRFLDEYKRIKNLYGGQ, from the coding sequence TTGAAGGGAAAGCTGTTTTTACTGCTTCTACTCCTTGCCGGTCTGGCAGGGGGTTATTTTTATTACACAGGGGTGATTAATTTTGACAAACCAAAGGTTATTTTTGAAGAAAAACCACAGTTCTTAGGTGCAAATACCCATCTCAGATTTAAAGTAATCGATGACAATCCGGGAATAAATCAAGTAAAAATATATGTAGTTCAGAACAAAAATATAAAAATACATGAAGATACAGATTTTCCGGAAGGATTAAAACAAAAAGAGTATGACATAAAATTAGATGCAAGAAAATTAGGCCTGAGAGAAGGCAAGGCTCAGGTTTATATATATGTAGAGGATGCCTCTTTTCTCAAAAATAAGAAAAAAATAGTGTACGATGTAAAGGTTGATCTCACCCCACCCACACTCAGCATTTTGTCATCACCTGCAGGAATAATGAATGGAGGAACAGGATTTGTTTTTTACAGAACGTCCTCAGATGTTGCAAAAACAGGAGTCAAAGTAGGAAACTTAGAATTTAAATGCTTTAACGGCATAGTAGAAAATAAAAATATATACGGATGTGCATTTCCATACCCGTACTACTGGAACAGAAAAAAATCAATAGTTGTTTTTGCCATAGACAAGGCAGGAAACAGAACATCCCACGCTCTGATGTATTTCTTCAAAAGAAAAAGGTACAAAAGATCTGTTATAAATCTGACAGATGAATTCATAGAAACTAAAGTAAGACCTCTATCAGACAAAGATATATCAGATCCTGCAGAGCTATTCAAATATGTTAATGTGACTGTTAGAAAGAAAAATGAAGATCTTATCCACCAGATCACCTCTAAAGTAAGCATAAAAGAGCCTTTATTCAGGAGAAATTTTATACAGCTGAAAAATTCGAAAATGCTTGGTGGATTTGCTGATTACAGAAAATACAGATACAAAGGAAGAATCATAAAAGGTGCAGATGCTTACCACAAAGGGATGGATTTTGCCTCTATAAAAAATGCTTCTGTTCAGGCTGCAGAAGATGGAAAGGTAGTTTTTACCGGATTTTTAGGGATATACGGAAACTCTATAATAATAGAACATGGTATGGGAGTTTTCACACTATATTCCCATCTTGCTGAAATACATGTAAATAAAGGAGATGAAGTGGCAAGAGGAACAGAGATAGGTCTGACAGATACAACAGGTCTGGCAGTAGGAGATCATCTTCATTTTGGTGTACTCGTTCAGGGGTTAGAGGTACATCCTATAGAGTGGTTAGACAGAAAATGGTTGAAAACAAGATTTTTAGATGAGTACAAAAGAATAAAAAATTTATATGGAGGTCAGTAA
- the fsa gene encoding fructose-6-phosphate aldolase: MKFFIDTADINEIRAANELKILDGVTTNPTLIAKTGRPFMEVVKEILEEVPDKPVSLEVASTDYEGMIKEGEMLAKLGKNVVIKIPVTIDGLKAVKYFEYKGIKTNVTLIFSPAQALLAMKAGASYISPFVGRLDDISHTGMELISQIRTIIDNYGFNSEIIVASIRNPLHVIESALVGADIATIPYKVISQLVKHPLTDIGLERFLKDWESVPEKPF, translated from the coding sequence ATGAAGTTTTTTATCGATACAGCAGATATTAATGAGATCAGAGCTGCCAATGAACTGAAAATATTAGATGGAGTCACAACAAATCCTACACTGATCGCAAAAACAGGAAGACCTTTTATGGAAGTAGTTAAGGAGATTTTAGAGGAAGTTCCTGATAAACCTGTCTCCCTTGAAGTAGCCAGCACAGATTACGAAGGAATGATAAAAGAAGGTGAGATGCTTGCAAAGCTCGGTAAAAATGTTGTTATAAAAATTCCTGTGACCATCGACGGACTGAAAGCTGTAAAATATTTTGAGTACAAAGGTATAAAAACAAACGTAACGCTTATATTCTCACCTGCACAGGCTTTACTTGCAATGAAAGCAGGAGCTTCGTATATTTCTCCGTTTGTAGGAAGGCTTGATGATATAAGTCATACGGGAATGGAGCTAATTTCACAGATCAGAACTATAATAGACAATTACGGTTTTAATTCAGAAATTATAGTGGCAAGTATTAGAAACCCTCTCCATGTTATCGAATCTGCCCTTGTAGGCGCAGATATAGCTACAATACCTTACAAAGTTATATCCCAGCTTGTAAAACATCCATTAACCGATATAGGGTTGGAAAGATTTTTAAAAGACTGGGAATCTGTTCCAGAAAAACCATTTTAA
- a CDS encoding DUF2103 domain-containing protein: MKYRKKGIKKEHHIIEDGEELLQELIKKGLVKSIIPGRIKTTPKGQPGNPRLTFQYETNSGAKLLLKKGSTVQEIFVITSDTQKLKEYLQKRFPKN; encoded by the coding sequence ATGAAATATAGAAAAAAAGGAATTAAAAAAGAACATCATATAATAGAGGACGGGGAAGAACTTCTTCAAGAACTTATAAAAAAAGGACTGGTAAAGTCTATCATTCCAGGAAGAATTAAAACAACTCCCAAAGGACAACCGGGAAATCCAAGATTGACATTCCAGTATGAAACAAACTCAGGGGCAAAGCTCCTTTTGAAAAAAGGATCAACTGTACAGGAAATTTTTGTTATCACATCGGATACACAAAAACTTAAAGAATATCTACAAAAAAGATTTCCAAAAAATTAA
- the dnaA gene encoding chromosomal replication initiator protein DnaA, whose translation MNSLDIWGSILSSISRRVDKSTLSLLKGIEKAEYKNGQLLISTPDIVYKEWLESNLLEEIKESATDLIGDNFEIQIVSVDEEEIQQEIKTGKEEKKSPYRLTNLNPKFTFSNLIIGNCNKIAYQACISVAENLGNIYNPLFIYGGVGLGKTHLLHATAHQVLSKNPKANIIYTTADTFMSELIYYLRNGSILEFRKRYRDVDLLLIDDVQFLQGKERTQIELYHIFNALHLIGKQVILSSDTPPKNLKGLQKRLRSRFASGLVVEVKAPDLQTKLSILRKKSKEMGIYLPSDVSLLIAKTINSNVRELEGSLNKLKAYSELMGRSITLDMARDVLKDLFELKDMEVSLSIEKIQKEVANYFGVNINEILGNSRKKKVAMARQIAMYLSRYLTDKSLNEISKAFKKKDHTTVINAIDKVEKTMEKDRKFKLTVEFLRDKILTS comes from the coding sequence GTGAATTCATTGGACATCTGGGGTTCAATACTTTCGTCCATCTCAAGAAGAGTGGATAAATCTACCCTGAGCCTACTAAAAGGAATAGAGAAAGCAGAATACAAAAATGGTCAGCTCCTGATATCAACCCCAGATATAGTCTATAAAGAATGGTTAGAATCAAATCTTTTAGAAGAGATAAAAGAGTCTGCTACAGATCTTATAGGTGATAACTTTGAAATACAGATCGTCTCTGTTGATGAAGAAGAAATACAACAAGAGATAAAGACAGGAAAAGAAGAAAAAAAATCTCCATACAGACTGACAAATCTAAATCCTAAATTTACATTTTCAAACCTTATTATTGGAAACTGTAACAAAATAGCCTATCAGGCCTGTATTTCCGTTGCAGAAAATCTCGGGAATATATACAACCCTCTTTTTATATACGGAGGTGTAGGTCTTGGAAAAACACACCTTCTCCATGCAACTGCTCATCAGGTCTTATCCAAAAACCCCAAAGCAAATATAATCTATACAACAGCTGATACTTTTATGTCTGAGCTTATATACTATCTTAGAAACGGTTCTATATTAGAGTTCAGAAAAAGATACAGAGATGTAGACCTCCTTCTTATAGACGATGTTCAGTTTTTACAGGGGAAGGAAAGAACTCAGATAGAACTGTATCATATATTCAATGCTCTCCATCTTATAGGCAAGCAGGTAATACTATCCTCAGACACACCACCTAAAAATCTAAAAGGTCTTCAGAAAAGGCTTAGAAGCAGATTTGCCAGTGGTTTAGTTGTAGAAGTAAAAGCTCCAGACTTACAGACAAAGCTATCAATACTGAGAAAAAAATCAAAGGAGATGGGAATATACCTTCCCTCAGATGTCTCTCTGCTGATAGCAAAAACAATAAACTCAAATGTACGGGAGCTTGAAGGCTCTCTCAACAAGTTAAAGGCTTACAGTGAGCTTATGGGTAGAAGTATCACACTTGACATGGCAAGGGATGTACTTAAAGACCTTTTTGAACTTAAAGATATGGAAGTTTCACTTTCTATAGAGAAAATACAGAAAGAAGTAGCTAACTACTTTGGTGTTAATATAAATGAAATTTTAGGTAACTCCCGTAAGAAAAAGGTGGCAATGGCAAGACAGATAGCCATGTATCTGTCAAGATATCTGACAGATAAATCCCTTAATGAGATATCAAAAGCATTTAAGAAAAAAGACCATACAACAGTTATAAACGCCATTGATAAAGTAGAAAAGACAATGGAAAAAGACAGAAAATTCAAACTCACCGTAGAGTTTCTCAGAGACAAGATACTCACATCTTAA
- the cas10 gene encoding type III-A CRISPR-associated protein Cas10/Csm1, which translates to MDNKRKKYLIALSGLFHDIGKFYQRATNTRTSSEDKSKFGRAHAVLSYKALKEDLYNGLKSVFKEEEIEIIVEGTYHHKPSNEIQYLLQKADWVSSSERDDIKTEYYTEFLKEVDKEKFIKFAEKNPRLRSIFENLNIGKDYKRKNYFYKISPLSLDSNIFPKDLEKAYTDIFYEAQKKEDILGSYQAHWELFKNEFNKKLKSLNLRFNESPEKVFSTIYHILYKYLWCIPSSTYDQENYSRHYPDISLFDHSRVLSAVACCFYDFNSSVFTQKNPSEFKEELKLTKVFLHIKGDISGIQKFIYNVYSGKGGVAKILRGRSFYVALLPEVLSRYILNELGYPISNLLYSGGGIFEILLANTEENLNKLEEIQKGINEFLSSEFEADLGLSLGYYQYSPIQMMENYKDVLRNLNESLDNAKKEKFEKLIESGEIFELLNERSKSIEGNKKKCPVCQTYLIDENLEGEKEICNVCETFREIGHCLPQTETIIFAKSRTQNFVDSERVIDFKEFGIVYLLGKDNYFDLQPIFYDKETTEILDINNTSFENKYITGFKFMGKTVPEAIKPISPEESGEDETIEKNQIAPFTYLAKYSDGDKRIGIIRMDVDNLGRLFNDGLRDRTSISRIATLSRLLDLFFAGYLNKICEDLSKEYKKDCPEAKIENFFYILYSGGDDVFLVAPWDKAIDVAKKIQTDFEKYTCYNPNVTISAGYLQTKPKFPIRVGADLAGETEEIAKSSGKNRICVLGDVLEWEEIQILKQEVEKWVEDIAKDKLQRGFIYAVHRLKQQFLKDNNKKDKLIFPYKEEENPMFYPYAQYYIARNINDDNLRKEMANFLLKKENLKKLTFVINYTALKTRK; encoded by the coding sequence TTGGACAACAAAAGAAAAAAATATCTGATCGCCCTGTCGGGACTTTTTCATGATATAGGGAAGTTCTACCAAAGAGCTACAAATACAAGAACTTCATCTGAAGATAAAAGTAAATTCGGTCGTGCCCACGCAGTTTTATCTTACAAAGCGTTAAAAGAAGATCTTTATAATGGCCTAAAATCTGTATTTAAAGAAGAAGAAATAGAAATTATTGTAGAAGGAACATATCACCATAAGCCAAGTAATGAGATACAATATCTTTTACAGAAAGCTGATTGGGTTTCTTCTTCAGAAAGAGACGATATAAAAACTGAATACTACACAGAATTTCTCAAAGAAGTAGATAAAGAAAAATTCATTAAATTTGCAGAGAAAAATCCAAGACTTAGGAGCATATTTGAAAATCTAAATATAGGTAAAGACTATAAGAGGAAAAACTACTTTTATAAAATATCTCCTCTGTCCTTGGACAGCAATATATTTCCTAAAGATTTAGAAAAAGCATATACAGATATTTTTTATGAGGCTCAGAAAAAAGAAGACATCTTAGGATCTTATCAAGCACACTGGGAATTATTTAAAAATGAGTTCAATAAAAAATTGAAAAGTTTAAATTTAAGATTTAATGAAAGTCCAGAAAAAGTATTCAGCACCATATATCATATCTTATATAAATATCTCTGGTGTATACCATCTTCTACTTATGATCAAGAAAATTATTCACGGCATTATCCTGATATATCTCTCTTTGATCATTCAAGAGTCTTATCTGCAGTGGCATGTTGTTTTTATGACTTTAACAGTTCAGTTTTTACGCAAAAAAATCCATCAGAATTCAAAGAAGAGCTTAAACTGACAAAAGTTTTTTTACACATAAAAGGTGATATTAGTGGTATACAGAAGTTTATTTACAATGTATACTCGGGAAAAGGTGGAGTTGCAAAAATATTAAGAGGAAGAAGTTTCTATGTGGCTTTGCTTCCTGAAGTTTTATCCCGTTATATCCTGAATGAGCTTGGATATCCTATTTCGAATCTTCTATACAGTGGTGGGGGAATTTTTGAGATACTTCTTGCGAACACTGAAGAAAATTTAAATAAATTAGAAGAAATTCAAAAAGGAATAAATGAGTTTTTGTCTTCAGAATTTGAAGCAGACTTAGGACTTTCTCTTGGATATTACCAATATTCACCTATTCAGATGATGGAGAATTATAAAGATGTTTTAAGAAATTTGAATGAATCACTTGATAATGCCAAAAAGGAAAAATTTGAAAAACTTATTGAAAGTGGAGAAATTTTTGAACTTTTAAATGAACGTTCAAAATCAATTGAAGGAAATAAAAAGAAATGTCCTGTTTGTCAAACTTATCTAATAGATGAAAACTTAGAAGGTGAAAAAGAAATTTGCAACGTCTGTGAAACTTTTAGAGAAATCGGACATTGCTTGCCACAAACTGAAACAATAATCTTTGCAAAGTCAAGAACTCAAAATTTTGTTGATAGTGAAAGGGTTATAGACTTTAAAGAATTTGGAATTGTCTACCTTTTAGGTAAAGATAATTATTTCGACTTACAACCAATTTTCTATGACAAGGAAACTACAGAAATTTTAGATATCAATAACACATCTTTTGAAAATAAATATATCACAGGCTTTAAATTCATGGGAAAAACTGTTCCGGAAGCTATAAAACCTATTTCACCTGAAGAGTCAGGAGAAGATGAAACTATTGAAAAAAATCAGATAGCACCATTTACATATTTAGCTAAATATTCTGATGGTGATAAAAGAATCGGAATTATCAGAATGGATGTCGATAATTTAGGAAGACTTTTTAATGATGGTCTTAGGGATAGAACTTCAATATCAAGAATAGCAACTTTGAGCCGTTTGTTAGATTTATTCTTTGCAGGATATCTAAATAAAATTTGTGAAGATTTATCAAAAGAGTATAAAAAAGATTGCCCAGAAGCAAAAATTGAAAACTTTTTCTACATTCTATACTCTGGTGGGGATGATGTTTTCCTCGTTGCTCCCTGGGATAAGGCAATAGATGTTGCAAAAAAAATACAAACTGATTTTGAAAAGTATACTTGTTATAATCCCAATGTGACAATATCAGCAGGATATCTTCAAACAAAACCAAAATTTCCTATTAGAGTTGGTGCAGATTTAGCAGGAGAAACAGAAGAAATAGCAAAAAGCAGTGGAAAAAATAGAATTTGTGTTTTAGGTGATGTATTAGAATGGGAGGAAATCCAGATACTTAAACAAGAAGTTGAAAAGTGGGTTGAAGATATAGCAAAAGACAAACTTCAACGGGGATTTATTTATGCTGTTCACAGATTAAAACAGCAATTTTTAAAAGATAATAACAAAAAAGATAAACTTATTTTTCCATACAAAGAAGAAGAAAATCCTATGTTCTATCCATATGCACAGTATTACATAGCAAGGAATATAAACGATGATAATCTAAGAAAAGAGATGGCTAACTTTTTGTTGAAAAAAGAAAATTTAAAGAAATTAACATTTGTAATAAATTACACTGCATTAAAAACAAGAAAATGA
- the csm2 gene encoding type III-A CRISPR-associated protein Csm2: protein MGKLCDNYDNNAIEKFTQKILDSSSLSQILKPEEFAPFETGWAYKIVKQLKCQHEEERRKYPEFKTTQLRKIFTEIKEITQKQDKERLFLLYPKLAYSKGRKLIPDNFYKLLVTCLDKLKTSSNSQDFESFEKFIETIVAYNKYFESEK from the coding sequence ATGGGAAAATTATGTGATAACTATGATAACAATGCCATTGAGAAATTTACACAAAAAATCTTAGATTCGAGTTCTTTAAGTCAGATATTAAAGCCAGAGGAATTTGCACCTTTTGAAACAGGTTGGGCATATAAAATAGTGAAACAACTAAAATGTCAACACGAAGAAGAGAGAAGAAAATATCCTGAATTTAAAACTACCCAGTTAAGAAAGATTTTCACAGAGATAAAAGAAATTACCCAAAAGCAAGACAAAGAACGTCTTTTTTTACTATATCCAAAATTAGCTTATTCAAAAGGTAGAAAATTAATTCCAGATAATTTTTATAAATTGTTGGTGACTTGTTTGGATAAATTAAAAACATCATCAAACTCTCAAGACTTTGAATCATTTGAAAAATTTATAGAAACAATCGTCGCTTATAACAAATATTTTGAAAGTGAAAAGTAA
- the csm3 gene encoding type III-A CRISPR-associated RAMP protein Csm3, whose translation MNLNFQGTYVIKATLKCLTGLHIGGSKESFEIGGIDNPVIKTSVPLTLPDGRKIKEGMPYIPGSSLKGKMRSLLEWQYGLVKAKQEKGKIKSEFVPVNGNNELNDVAIIFGIGTSLPKEYEHLQPQPVRIKIYDAYPTQETIKKWEDELGSGLYTEMKTENAIDRITSEANPRQQERVPAGSEFEVEIVYEVFDENDHNRLKVVFEGMGRLEDNYLGGGGSRGNGRVKFEKIKLLYKSKEFYEGKKEIEEIDSFETVDEALNYFKGV comes from the coding sequence ATGAATTTAAATTTTCAAGGAACTTATGTAATAAAGGCAACTTTAAAATGTTTGACAGGCTTACACATAGGTGGTTCTAAAGAGAGCTTTGAAATAGGAGGAATAGACAATCCTGTAATCAAGACATCTGTTCCTCTAACTCTACCAGACGGAAGAAAAATAAAAGAAGGTATGCCTTACATCCCTGGTTCTTCATTAAAAGGAAAAATGAGAAGTTTATTAGAGTGGCAGTACGGATTAGTAAAAGCAAAACAGGAGAAAGGAAAAATAAAAAGTGAGTTCGTACCGGTTAATGGAAATAACGAATTAAACGATGTGGCGATAATTTTTGGTATAGGCACAAGTCTACCAAAAGAATACGAACATTTACAACCTCAACCGGTAAGAATAAAAATATACGATGCATATCCAACTCAGGAAACTATTAAAAAATGGGAAGATGAATTAGGTTCCGGTCTTTATACAGAAATGAAAACTGAAAACGCAATCGACAGGATTACTTCTGAAGCCAATCCCAGACAGCAAGAAAGAGTACCAGCAGGCTCTGAGTTTGAAGTTGAAATAGTCTATGAAGTTTTTGATGAAAATGATCATAATAGATTAAAAGTTGTGTTTGAAGGAATGGGAAGATTGGAAGATAACTACCTGGGGGGTGGCGGCTCCAGAGGAAATGGAAGGGTAAAATTTGAGAAAATAAAGCTCCTATACAAAAGCAAAGAATTTTATGAGGGAAAAAAAGAAATAGAAGAAATAGACAGTTTTGAAACTGTAGACGAAGCATTAAACTATTTTAAAGGTGTATAA
- the csm4 gene encoding type III-A CRISPR-associated RAMP protein Csm4, which produces MNLYKIDITPYSLFKDLPSSYTIFGAISWAYSLLYGEDKLQKVLSDFENGNVPFIISSIFPREGKNYYFPKPNLKAKREENSDIDYKKLKKISYVNLDTLKKVLDGEIKTELELNKFLKRFLENESLQKVSLASKDSIPHASIDRLYGTTEGSGEFYFEEITAVSEGFILIALRDDDLKKELEAIFNLLQDIGLGGNRSIGYGKVRFSSFEPFPEIEKYFHEKTERFLTLSPVIPESKTYDLKDSYYYYFTFRGAVDNNYDFKNVDIWKEKVIYLKEGSTLKVKNPKDIYGQFYPAKNINGKKIFQYGLAFPLFIQGDKR; this is translated from the coding sequence ATGAATCTGTACAAAATCGACATAACACCTTACTCTTTGTTTAAAGATTTACCCTCTTCTTATACGATTTTTGGAGCTATTAGCTGGGCTTACTCTCTTTTGTATGGTGAAGATAAACTTCAAAAAGTTTTATCTGATTTTGAAAATGGAAACGTTCCTTTTATCATAAGCTCAATATTCCCAAGAGAAGGAAAAAATTACTACTTTCCAAAACCAAATTTAAAAGCAAAAAGAGAAGAAAACTCAGATATTGATTACAAAAAACTAAAGAAAATTTCATACGTTAACTTAGATACCCTGAAAAAAGTATTAGATGGAGAAATAAAAACAGAGTTAGAATTAAATAAATTTTTAAAGAGATTTTTAGAAAATGAAAGCTTACAAAAAGTTTCCCTCGCTTCAAAAGACTCTATCCCTCACGCTTCAATAGACAGACTATACGGAACTACAGAAGGCTCAGGAGAATTTTATTTTGAAGAAATAACAGCTGTTAGTGAAGGGTTTATCCTAATTGCACTGAGAGATGATGACTTAAAAAAAGAGCTTGAAGCAATATTCAATCTTTTACAGGATATAGGATTAGGTGGAAATCGTTCTATTGGATATGGAAAAGTAAGATTTAGTAGCTTTGAGCCTTTTCCAGAAATTGAAAAATATTTCCATGAGAAAACAGAAAGATTTCTAACACTCTCACCGGTTATTCCGGAGTCAAAAACTTACGATCTAAAAGACAGCTATTACTATTACTTTACCTTTAGAGGTGCTGTTGACAATAACTACGATTTCAAAAATGTAGATATCTGGAAAGAAAAAGTCATCTATCTGAAAGAGGGTTCTACACTAAAGGTTAAAAATCCAAAAGATATTTATGGTCAGTTTTATCCGGCAAAAAATATTAATGGAAAAAAAATCTTTCAATATGGACTTGCATTTCCTTTATTTATTCAGGGGGATAAAAGATGA
- the csm5 gene encoding type III-A CRISPR-associated RAMP protein Csm5 encodes MKYQLIALSPIHIGNGNQISNWSYSVDNSKISIYNFEKVVSILKNDPRKLMNLTADIERNPLNKSLGDILKNYRLNVKPEYTVQLRGNIKKQRWDRNRRQNLTEYKQIWEFIKENGKVYIPGTEIKGAIRTALFYKILKDKSKEDQNLKDQFLREYEKCLHIKNYKDDRDKKKKIQSNFKRFSSRWENFVFRGDFNSTDAKRDILKILLVSDSNLKDPEDVLIVKDILALGVSRHFEEPHEIAKKESKFTIDIRIPFKKEYKQILPVTFSYLGMKKLREACSEFALSIIEAEIEYFYKTNELRPEEKSEILEILEKRKNLAKVSPERNWIILRLGKHQGFLSTTINLLVKELNPELYSKAYREIVPVARHTPNKSRKITIDNELLGWCILIPQE; translated from the coding sequence ATGAAATATCAGCTTATTGCTCTTTCTCCTATACATATAGGTAATGGAAATCAGATAAGCAACTGGTCCTACAGTGTAGATAATAGCAAAATAAGTATTTACAACTTCGAAAAAGTCGTTAGCATATTAAAGAATGATCCACGAAAATTGATGAACTTAACTGCAGATATAGAAAGAAATCCATTAAACAAAAGTTTGGGAGATATACTCAAAAATTACAGATTAAATGTAAAACCAGAATACACAGTTCAGTTGAGAGGAAACATAAAAAAACAGAGATGGGACAGAAACAGACGGCAAAATCTCACAGAATACAAACAAATCTGGGAGTTTATAAAAGAAAACGGTAAGGTATATATCCCCGGAACAGAGATAAAGGGGGCAATTAGAACTGCTCTTTTCTATAAAATCTTAAAAGATAAATCTAAAGAAGATCAAAATCTAAAGGATCAATTTTTGAGAGAATATGAGAAGTGCTTACATATCAAAAATTATAAAGATGATAGAGATAAAAAGAAAAAAATTCAAAGTAATTTTAAAAGGTTTTCTTCAAGATGGGAAAATTTCGTATTTAGAGGGGATTTCAACTCTACAGATGCCAAAAGAGATATCTTAAAAATTTTGCTTGTGTCAGACTCCAATTTAAAAGATCCTGAAGATGTTTTAATAGTAAAAGATATACTAGCTTTAGGTGTTTCACGTCATTTTGAAGAACCTCATGAAATCGCTAAAAAAGAATCTAAGTTTACTATCGATATCAGAATTCCTTTTAAAAAGGAGTACAAACAAATACTTCCGGTGACATTTTCTTATTTAGGAATGAAAAAACTTAGAGAAGCCTGCTCTGAATTTGCATTAAGTATTATAGAGGCAGAGATAGAATATTTTTATAAAACAAATGAATTAAGACCAGAAGAAAAATCAGAAATTTTAGAAATTTTAGAAAAAAGAAAAAATCTTGCAAAAGTTTCTCCAGAAAGAAATTGGATCATACTCAGACTTGGCAAACACCAAGGATTTTTAAGTACTACGATAAACTTATTAGTAAAAGAGCTCAATCCTGAGCTATATTCAAAAGCTTATAGAGAAATAGTTCCTGTAGCAAGGCATACTCCTAACAAATCGAGGAAAATTACTATAGATAATGAGCTATTAGGATGGTGCATTTTAATTCCACAAGAATAA